In Candidatus Coatesbacteria bacterium, the sequence CGACGCCGCGGAAACCGACGAGACCGCCGAACCGGACGGCGCTGAACAAAAAGGCGCCCAGCCCGCCGATCGCACCCCGTCGGGCAAGCGGTTGGCATGGTTCGCCGTTTACGTCTACTCGGGGCACGAACGCAAAGTGATGGGCAACCTCAAGCACCGCATCGAGGTGGGCGGTCACGAGGACCTCTTCGGCGAGGTCATCGTTCCCATCGAGGAAGTCACCGTCCAGCGCGGCGGTCGCAACACCAAAACCAGCCGGCCCTTCTTCCCCGGCTACGTCCTGTTTCAGATGGTGGCCCGGGACCACGATCTGGAGAAGGCCGACGACAAGGATTTCATCAACGCCACCAACCTGGTGCTCAACACCCCGGGCGTTCGGGGCTTCGTCGGCGGTCGGCGCGACCCGGCCCCCCTCGACGACACCGAGATGGCCCGGATCATGCACACCGAGGAATCCTCCGAGGAGCAGGTCGAGGAGATCCCCTTCCGTCCGGGCGACCACGTCTCGATCACCGAAGGGCCCTTCGCCAACTTCGACGGAACCGTGGAC encodes:
- the nusG gene encoding transcription termination/antitermination factor NusG, with protein sequence MTDKDDKSADPRDDGVEDNDAAETDETAEPDGAEQKGAQPADRTPSGKRLAWFAVYVYSGHERKVMGNLKHRIEVGGHEDLFGEVIVPIEEVTVQRGGRNTKTSRPFFPGYVLFQMVARDHDLEKADDKDFINATNLVLNTPGVRGFVGGRRDPAPLDDTEMARIMHTEESSEEQVEEIPFRPGDHVSITEGPFANFDGTVDEVIPERHKVKVSVTVFGRATPVEVDVTQLHKI